The nucleotide sequence GGCGAGCTGCCACGTCGCGGCTTTCGCGAGCTGCCAGCCGCAGAAGTTGGAGACGCCGACATACCGCGCGCGGCCCGACGAGACCGCGAGTTCGAGTGCGTGCAGCGTCTCGTCCAGCGGTGTCGCCGGGTCGTACGCGTGCAGCTGCCACAGGTCGACGTGGTCGGTGCCGAGCCGGGCGAGCGAGGCGTCGAGGGCTTGGAGGAGATGCGCGCGCGACCCGTCGAAACGTCGTTCGGTGTACGGGACGCTGGCCGCCTTGGTGGCGATGATCACCTCGGCGCGCGGGACGTAGCCGTCGAGGAGGCGGCCGAGCTGGTACTCCGCCTCGCCGTCGGCGTAGACGTCGGCGGTGTCGACGAGGTTTCCGCCCGCGTCGAGGAACGCTTTCATCTGTTCGGCGGCGTTCTGCTCGTCGGTGTCCCGCCCCCAGGTCATCGTTCCGAGGCCGATGCGGGAGACCCGCAGCCCGGTCCGGCCCAGATGTCGCTGCTCCATGGATCGGGAGACTAGCCGCTCGGGCGGAGCGGGCGCCGGTGGCGGGGCCGTACACAATAAGTGCGTCATGTGTTCGGCGATCAACGGCGCGCGGGACGTTACTGAACGGTAGTAATACCGGTAGTGTCCCGGAGAACATCCATCCAGCACTCGGAGGGGCGGCCCCATGGGTATGCGGCTCGGCATCAACCTCGGTTACTTCGGCGCCGGCAACGACGCCGACAACCTCGCGGTCGCCCAGGAGGCCGACCGGCTCGGCTACGCGGTCTGCTGGGCGGCCGAGGCGTACGGCTCCGACGCCGCGACGGTCCTGACCTGGGTCGCCGCCCAGACCGAGCACATCGACGTCGGCTCGGCGATCTTCCAGATCCCGGCCCGCACACCCGCGATGACCGCGATGACCGCCGCGACGCTCGACACGCTCTCCGGCGGCCGTTTCCGCCTGGGCCTGGGCGTGTCCGGCCCGCAGGTGTCCGAGGGCTGGTACGGCGTGCGCTTCGACAAGCCGCTCGCCCGCACCCGCGAGTACGTGGAGATCATCCGCAAGGCCATGCGCCGCGAACGCCTCGAACACCACGGCGAGCACTGGGACCTCCCGCTGCCCGGCGGCCCCGGGAAGCCCGTCAAGCTCATCGTGCACCCGGTCCGCGAGCACATCCCGCTCTACATCGCCGCGGTCGGGCCGAAGAACCTCGAACTCGCGGGGGAGATCGCGGACGGCTGGCTCGGCCTGTTCTTCGCCCCGGAGCAGGGCGAGGAGTCGCTGGCCCACGTGCGCGCCGGCCGCGCGAAGGCCGGGCTGACCCTCGACGGCTTCGACGTCGTGCCGACCGTGCCGGTCGTGCTCGGCGACGACCCCGTCAAGGCCGCGGACGCCGTGCGGGGCAACGCCGCGCTCTACATCGGCGGCATGGGCAGCCGCGAGCAGAACTTCTACAACCGGCTCGCGGTCCGCATGGGCTACGAGAAGGAGGCCGCCGAGATCCAGGACAAGTTCCTGGCGAAGGACTACGCCGGTGCCGAGCAGGCGGTGCCGTACGAGTTCCTGGACAAGACCGCGCTGCTCGGCACCAAGGAGCGCATCGCCGACCGCATGCACGCGTACGCGGACGCCGGAGTCACGACCCTGACGGTCACACCGACCGCGGAGACCCTGGACGGCCGCATCGCCACGCTGCGCACGGTGGTGGAGGCCCTGGAGGCCTCCGGCCGGGGCTGAGCGCCCGCGCCCCACGCCCGCGCCCCACGGCCGCGTCGCGCCGTGCCGCTCAAGGCCGTTCGTCGCGCCGCCCACGGATCTCCGGGGGCGGCGGGGCGGGACCACGCTTTCCGGCCCGCGCGTGCTCGACGCCCCACCGCGGAATCCCCCGGCGCGACGAGGCGAGGAACGGCCCGCACGGAGACCGCTCCTCGGCTCGTCCCCGTCTCGTCGTGATCGCGCGCCGCACGGTGCGTCGGCGCCCCCGGCTACCGCGGCCCCGGTACGCGCTCGGACACCGCGTGCGCGAACTCCAGAAGTCGGCGGATCTGCCCCGGCCCGCCGTCGTCGAGTGACTTGCTGAACCGGTACGCCTCCTGCCGGAACCGGCCCGTGGTGGTGCCCTCTTCGCCGCGGACGGTCGCGATCTCCTGCAGCGTCGGCGTGGCGAGGAACACGTACGCGCCGCGCGTCTCGCGGCCTCCGTCGGCGCCGGTGCCGACCAGCGTGCGTATGCCGACGTGCGACACCGAGCCGAGCGGGATCACCTGCACCGACGAGTCCAGCACGGTGCCGCCCGGCGCCGACGCGTCGGTCATGTCCTCGCTGTGCCACAGCACCAGGCGGTGGTCGTCGCAGACCGCCGCCTCTTGCCACACCGAGGTGCCGTTGGCGTTGATGTCGACGACGCGCTCCAGCGTGAACGCGCGCACGGGACGACGGCCCAACACCGCGCCCAGGGCCTCCAACGCGATGTCCGGATGCAACAGATAGGCGCGGACCGCGTCTTCGAGTTCACGGTGCGCGGACCAGTCGGACCCGGCGGCTCCCGAACTCGGAACCGCGGGCGGCTGCGTCCGCGACATCCGCTGCCTGCCCGGCCTGCCGAACATCCCCACCTGCTCTCCCCTGGCCTGAGTACCCGACCAGCCTAAGCGGGGAATCCGGCGACGGATGTCCGGGGCGGCGCCGACGGGATCACGAAAGGGTGCGCACCAACGCTTTACGGCCGGGGCGGGGGATCCGGTCAGCCCCGCCTCGGCCGTCACAGGAGTCAACGAGGACGCGGGGCGAAGGTTCCGGGGGAGCACCGAAATTCTCCGCGCCGGAATGTGGGTGAAGTCACAGCCATCCGTTGCGGCGGAAGAGCCGGTGCAGGACGAGACACACGACCACCATGACGATCAGGACCGCCGGATAACCCCACCATTGCCGAAGTTCCGGCATGTGCTTGAAGTTCATGCCGTAAATCCCGGCGAGCATGGTGGGCACCGCGGCCATCGCCGCCCATGCCGAGATCTTGCGCATGTCCTCGTTCTGCCGCACGCCGACCTGCGCGAGATTCGCGCTCAACACGTCGGACAGCAGGCGGTCGAACGCCTCCACCTGTTCGTTGACGCGCGCGAGATTGTCGCCGACGTCGCGGAAGAACGGCTGCGTCGCGGTCGGGACGTACAGCACGTCGCTGGTCGCCAGCCTGCGTATCGGGTCGGACAGCGGCTGCGCGGCCCGGCGGAACTCCAGGACCTCGCGCTTGAGCAGGTAAATGCGCTCGGTGTCGTTGTCGCGGTTCGTCGAGAAGACCCGGCCCTCCAACTCCTGGAGGTCCACCTCCAGTTCGGTGGCGACCGCGACGTACGCGTCGACGACCGCGTCGCACACCGCGTACATCACCGCCCCCGGGCCGTACCGCAGCACGTCGTCCTGCCGCTCAAGCCTCCGGCGCACGTCGGAGAGCGGGTTGGCGGTCCCGTGGCGCACCGTGACGATGAACGAGTCGCCCACGAAGATCATCAGCTCGCCGGTCTCCACCGCCGAGGACTCCTCGGTGTAGCGCAGGGTCTTGAGGACGACGAAGACCGAGTCCTCGTACAGGTCGAGCTTCGGGCGCTGGTGGGCGTGCAGCGCGTCCTCGACCGCGAGCGGGTGCAGGCCGAACTCGCTGGTCACCAGCTCGAATTCCTTCTCGGTGGGTTCGTGCAGCCCGATCCACAGGAAGGCGTCCCCCGACGCACGGGCCTCGTCCAGCGCGTCGGAGAAGTCGGCCGGCCCGGGTGTCCGGACGCCGTTGCGGTAGATGGCGCAGTCCACGATCACGCGGACATTGTGACGGTTCGGGCTCCGCGCGGGGAGCGCCCCGCCCGCGGCGCCCGGCGGGAACGGGACGGGTACGCGGCTCCCCGCCCCGCCGCCCGGCCCCGTACAGTGAACCGATGGCGACGCTGCTCCTGGTCCGGCACGGCCGGACCACCGCGAACTCCTCGGGCGTACTGGCCGGCTGGACCCCGGGGGTCCACCTCGACGAGAAGGGCCGCGAGCAGGCCGCATCGCTCGCGCGGCGCATCGCCGCGGTGCCGCTCGCCGCCGTCGTGTCGAGCCCGCTGGAGCGCTGCCGCGAGACGGCCGCCGAGATCGCCGCCGTACGCGAGGGCACCAAACTCGCGCTGGACGCCGGCGTGCAGGTCGACGACCGGGTCGGGGAGTGCCACTACGGCGACTGGACCGGCCAGGAGATCAAGAAGCTCGTCAAGGACCCGCTGTGGCCGGTGGTGCAGAACCATCCCAGCGCCGCGGTGTTCCCCGGCGAGGGCGGTGAGGCGCTGCGCGACACCCAGAACCGCGCGGTCGCCGCGGTCCGCGACTGGAACACGCGTCTGGAGGCCGAGCACGGCCCGGACGTGCGTTATCTGGTGTGCTCGCACGGGGACGTGGTCAAGGCCCTCGTCGCCGATGCACTCGGCCTGCACCTCGACCTCTTCCAGCGCATCGTCGTCGACCCGTGC is from Yinghuangia sp. ASG 101 and encodes:
- a CDS encoding aldo/keto reductase, with translation MEQRHLGRTGLRVSRIGLGTMTWGRDTDEQNAAEQMKAFLDAGGNLVDTADVYADGEAEYQLGRLLDGYVPRAEVIIATKAASVPYTERRFDGSRAHLLQALDASLARLGTDHVDLWQLHAYDPATPLDETLHALELAVSSGRARYVGVSNFCGWQLAKAATWQLAAPGRVVIASAQMEYSLLQRGIEREVLPAALDLGVGLLPWSPLGRGVLTGKYRHGMPADSRGASDDMGPFVAAYLDADSRRIVDALATAADGLGSAAIEVALSWVRDRPGVVAPIVGARTAAQLRSSLASEALTLPAEIRNALDDVSAPLTGYPDHDWSQA
- a CDS encoding LLM class F420-dependent oxidoreductase; translated protein: MRLGINLGYFGAGNDADNLAVAQEADRLGYAVCWAAEAYGSDAATVLTWVAAQTEHIDVGSAIFQIPARTPAMTAMTAATLDTLSGGRFRLGLGVSGPQVSEGWYGVRFDKPLARTREYVEIIRKAMRRERLEHHGEHWDLPLPGGPGKPVKLIVHPVREHIPLYIAAVGPKNLELAGEIADGWLGLFFAPEQGEESLAHVRAGRAKAGLTLDGFDVVPTVPVVLGDDPVKAADAVRGNAALYIGGMGSREQNFYNRLAVRMGYEKEAAEIQDKFLAKDYAGAEQAVPYEFLDKTALLGTKERIADRMHAYADAGVTTLTVTPTAETLDGRIATLRTVVEALEASGRG
- the corA gene encoding magnesium/cobalt transporter CorA — protein: MIVDCAIYRNGVRTPGPADFSDALDEARASGDAFLWIGLHEPTEKEFELVTSEFGLHPLAVEDALHAHQRPKLDLYEDSVFVVLKTLRYTEESSAVETGELMIFVGDSFIVTVRHGTANPLSDVRRRLERQDDVLRYGPGAVMYAVCDAVVDAYVAVATELEVDLQELEGRVFSTNRDNDTERIYLLKREVLEFRRAAQPLSDPIRRLATSDVLYVPTATQPFFRDVGDNLARVNEQVEAFDRLLSDVLSANLAQVGVRQNEDMRKISAWAAMAAVPTMLAGIYGMNFKHMPELRQWWGYPAVLIVMVVVCLVLHRLFRRNGWL
- a CDS encoding histidine phosphatase family protein, with amino-acid sequence MATLLLVRHGRTTANSSGVLAGWTPGVHLDEKGREQAASLARRIAAVPLAAVVSSPLERCRETAAEIAAVREGTKLALDAGVQVDDRVGECHYGDWTGQEIKKLVKDPLWPVVQNHPSAAVFPGEGGEALRDTQNRAVAAVRDWNTRLEAEHGPDVRYLVCSHGDVVKALVADALGLHLDLFQRIVVDPCSLTVVQYGRTRPFVARLNDTGGGVEGLASAPKRRRRAAKTTASDDAVVGGGAGAP